AAAGCATATTCTAGGGGTTGGAGTTGTCTTTTGAGAAAGTTGACACCGTAATCAGAGCTAAATATATCGCCACCAGATGCGATCGCTACTGACGCACCATCCAGAAACCGCAACATATCTTTGTAGGCAGGTGCTATGGGCTTATAAAACTGAGATAAATTGTTCCGCCAGCGTTGAAGTTTATGAAGTGGTCTTAAGGAACCATCACTAATTAAATCTACGTTGTACTGTTGCAACCGGACTTCATCATAATCAAGCGTTTCCGTGAGGATACTCATAGCCAGCTTTGGCTGACGTTGGCGTAGCTGCTCAATGGTGGTAACAACCATTGCTTCAACACCTCGGTTACGTAATCCAGTAATTCCTGTAATAACTGCTTTCACTTGATTGCCAACTCCATCTTTAGTAGTATTTTTTACTTAACTAATAGGCTTTTGATAAATTTTTTACACTTTTGAATAAATTGCTTCCATAAAACAGTAGATGGGTAAGTCAATTGATATTGCAACACCAAAAAATTCATATTTTTTGGAAAAACAGAAAACTGTCCAGATTTTATAGCTTTTTGAAAAGCAATGTGACTTTCCTCGCCTAATTTCATCCTCAGTTCTTGTCGTTTTTGCAGTTGTCCACTCAAATGACTGACTTGCGATTTAACCCGCTTATTCGGCCGCCATTCACCACGTTTGTCCGCCAAATATAAACGGTAGGCTAAACCTTCCCTGCGATGGTTTAGTCCCGAAGATTGTGATTTTGCGACTTCATCTGCTGTGATGGCATTAAGGTGTAGATTACCTGTATTTATTCCTTTTTCAATTAATTTCTGGATTACTACATTACGAACAACAACTACATTTGTGCCTTGACTATCATTAACATATTTAGGTAGCCAAGCATCACCAACAACTATATCTGCTGCTTCCGCAATTACATCATCACAATATTCACAAGCTTTATATTTAAAAAAACCATGTCCCCAGTCCCAACCGTATAAATCACGCACCGGACTAACATATTCAATCACTTCGCCATCTTTTAAACCAACAGCTTTCATCCCATATTGATTAGCACCTCTATCAGTCAGCTTGTATCGGAAGTCAAATTCTAAAAGATCACCTGGTTTGATTCCACCTTGCCAAGCAAACATTTGTGCAAAATGAATACTTTTTAAATGTCCACAAATTAGCCCCACACAAAATTTTATCCGTTCAGCAATTATGGGATCTTGCTTCATCAGCAGTCGAATAGCTTTAATAAAACATGGAACACCAACTATTACATAACGTCCGGGCTGCTCTCGCAGCATTTGTATAACTTCTGAGATTTCAATTGGGTAATATCGTGATTTTGCTCCGTTACGCACCTCTTCTATAGTTTTAGATATCTGGTAATTAAATAATCTGGGATCTGTTGGAGAAGGCGTACAAGGCTTAACATGAATAACTCCATCAACTAAACCCTCACTTAGAAGTTGAGTAACAATCCAATTACCCATACCACCTGAACTACCACGTCTACGGAAATCACTTTCGTTGACAAAACCTGCATAAGTTGTCAGATAGTAGCCAATTTGGTTGTGATATTGACAATCTTTACCGAATATTTCCTCAGCAAGCTGATCTTCATTTAATCCTTCATTTGAAAAAGGACAAACTGTTTGCAATGAAATCTGATGAGAGGTTTGATCAACTGGCTCATTCAGCGTCGCACAAAGCTTGCCATACTCATCTAGTTTTATCTTGATAGGAGAATCAACTACAGCAGCACAAGCACCACAACCTATACAATAACCACCATCTACTACAGTTTCAAATAGTTTGGATATTTCTTGATTTTTTGATGTACTGCCTAACATTAATTACATTCTCCTCGTAGCTGCTCAACCAACATTTATTTTTTTAAACTCATTTTAGGAAATAATGAACTCAGGAGATTTCTTATTTGTTGTAGATGTTGTGGTGCAATTAGTGCAATAGTTCCTGTATATATCAAAAAACCACCTACTATACAAAGGAAAAGTAAAGTGTAAGAATTAACTATATCTGGGAAATTGAATACATTTTTTATACTGAGATTAAATAAACTTTTAATCCCTAAAATTCCAGCCACCATTGCTAGAGTTGCTACTAACGGAGTGAGATATTGCTGCAAGTAAGTTGTTAATTTAATGTTGATTAATTTTTTCAAGACAAATATGGGTATAGGCGACATAATATAAGCACGAAAAACATAAGATGCGGCGACTGCTACTATCCCCCAACGAACTGCTATCCAAAAGCAAGTAAAGTTGCCTATTGCCTGAATACAATACAGTGCTAAATTCCAACTAGGTTTGCCCATAGCCATAATGACTGTACCATTGTAATAAAAACCCGCATACAAGGGGCCAACTAAAGTTAATATCTGCAAGACTGGTATACTTGTTTTCCACTTTTCTCCAAAAACAGTCACTATTAAATCAGGGGATAAAATTGAAATACCTATAAAGACTGGAAAAGCCACAATACTAGTAAAACTAATTGCATTATAAAATGCTTTTCGCATCTTTTCCGGTTCTTGTTGTAAGCGCGAAAAGACAGGCATCGCTATTTTCTGAATCACGGAAATCATTAACTGAGTGACTATCATAAAAATTCGATAAGCCACCGAGTAATAACCTAGCGCAACAGAATCGAGAAAATAGCCGATTAAAAAATTATCCGAGTTTTGATTAACAAAGTTCAGGACATTAATTCCTGTGACGTTAATACCAAATGAGAATAATTCTTTGAAGTGTTTTTGGGAAAATCTAAATCTAGGTCGCCAATCGCTAACCCACCATAAAGCGATGACTTGAGTCACACTATTAGCTAAATACTGCCCAACTAAACTCCAAACTCCAAAACCTAAAAATGCCAAAACTATACCAACAACACCACCTACAACCACAGCTATTAATGAACGCACAGCTAAACTTTTAAAAGCCAGCGAACGTTGCAGAATTGCTTGTTGTACACTGCTGAGACCATTAATTACAAAATTGAGAGACAACCAGCAAAGAATTGGTACTATCTTAGGTTCTTTAAAGAAGGCGGCAACTAAACCAGAACAAGCGATGCTTAAAGCCGCAAGTATTACACTCACTCCTAAATTAGTCCAAAAGGCAGTATCTAAATGCTCTGCTTCTAGGTCTTGGCGCTGTACAATTGCTGTCGAAAATCCTTGATCTACAAAAATTTGTAAAAAGCTGAGAAATATGCCCGACAAAGCAACTAACCCGAATGCTTGTGGCCCTAGTAATCGAGCTAGTAAAAAGAAAACCCCGAAGGAAACCACCTGTTTTCCCCAACTCTCAATCGCAGACCACAGTAAACCTTTAACTGCTTTCTGTCGTAAATTTGATGTTTGTTTTGGTGATTCCATTCCAGGCTTTACCTATACAAAGGATAGAAATATCTATTATGATTTTTTCACTGCCAATTGCTATTTGAGCAAAGAAGCAGATTATCTTGATTAAGAATTAATCATTAGCCTAATTTAAAGGGCAAAAATTTTTCAAAAGTTTACATTTAAAAGCACACTTAATTCAGGATAGTTAATACTAAAATAGGAACACAGTGATTAACTGAAAGTATGAATTAAATATGGTTAATCTATCAATTATCACGACTAAAATTGGCTAAAAATTACTCATTCCACTGTAGTATTTAGGAAAACTCCAGCAATACGGCTAGATAATAATAGCTGTTTAGCAGCTAACCAGATGAAAACTGGAATTGTTGTTGCATAGCGCCGCCAAAGTCGTCGCGGTTCTTGAATCCAACGATAAAGCCATTCTAAGCCTAAGTCTCTGATTATACGGGGAGCGCGTTTCTGAATTCCGGCATACACAGGGAAAACACCACCTACTCCAATCATGACTGAGCGAATTTTACCCTTGTGTTGTGCTATCCATTTTTCTTGTTTTGGACATCCTAGGGATACCCAGACTATACCCGCACCACTGGAATTAATTTTATTGACTAAAATTTCGTCTTCAGTTTCCGTCAGTGGGCGGAAGGGTATTGGTTCCATTCCAGCTATTTTCAGTTTGGGAAATTCTTGTCCCAATCTCGCTTGCATTTTGGCAAGAATTTCAGTTTGTGAACCGACAAAGAAAACACTCAGATTATGCGTTTGTGCATACTGACATGTCTTAACAAATATATCCATACCGGCTACACGATCTTGGTAACGAGATCCCATTCGGCGCATCATCCAGACTAATGGCATACCATCAGGTGTGACCATATCTGAATTTTGTAGTACGTTAGCAAAATCTGGATTCCAGTGGGCTTCCATGAGCATGTGTACATTTGCTACACATACACTTCTACTTTCACGAGCGATCGCCCATCGTATAATTGTTTGTATCTGATCCTCAAAACGTAAAGCAGTAATAGGGAAATCGAGTACTTTTTGAGTAGGCAGAAACATATCTGCTACCATAGCTCACTCCTTGTATCAAAGATAAATAGAAACAGATTGCCTTAGGCACTCTCCATGTCTAAATAAGCCAATTAGATGAATCTTGACTTTTTTTGAGCTTGTAGCTTTTTTACAAGAGAACACATAATTATGAAACAGTTTCTCAGCAATTTTACTATTTGCTGAATACCATTCCAAAAAATCACAACCGTAGATTAGCTTACTTGTTTAACTAATAGTTTATTACACTAGTCTGCAAAACTTTATATTTACTTTATATTTTTCTAGGGATTAGTTCACCTAAACATTACATTCATACTTAATTTATGCTTACGTAATAGTATTTATGTTCGTAAAAATTTCTTGTAAATTTAGGCAAATTTTTATATGTCATCCCTCTTATAGAGGATTGGTTACTATTAAATATATTTAAATTTATACAAGGAAATGTATCTATCAATAATATTTATTTATGAATAAAGTAATTTTAATAGGTATAATCTAATTTCTATTCTCGAAACCAACTTCAAATAATAAACAAAGCATATTCATTCAGTAAAATATTACAACACTATAGTCAGGGTTTCCTTACATCTCGCCATTATTATTTGTAGGGGTAGTGTTAAACAGAACACTTCATATTATTTGTTTCTTGACGTTTCCGTACAAGCCGTTGGTTAAACCTACAAAAATTAGCCAATAAAAAGGGGAGGAATAATTTCCCCCCCCTTTTTGATTGTTGTCTCTATTGTCTGATTGATTATTTTCCTTTAATCGTTGCCTTAGCATTTGTCTTTGCTTCTTGAGTTGCCGCTTTCGTGCTGAACCACCTTTGCCTTTATCATTTCTCCCTTCGCGGCGAGGAGATTCCCATCTTTTTAAGCGCATAAAAAATAAGTTTTACTTGCGTGTGTTAGTTAGTAGTACTATTATAATACATATATATATTTATTGTCTACCCAAATCTCACAACTCCTTTATCCTGTATTTATCCCTTTGCTTGAGCAATCGAACCTAATAAAATGCTGCTAGAAAACATCAGATTCCATACAGCAGCAATAGTTTAAACATTAATGATTTTTAACACCAAAAGTCAGATGCCAAGAAGTTACGCACATTATATCTAAGTTGAATTTTATTCAACAGTCGTAGCGTATCACACTAAAACCTTTAGAAATAGTGCGTTAGGCTTGCCTTAATAGACTTCAAAAACATGAAATTTATAAGGTAAGCTTGTGTCTGATTTAGAACTACACAAATATCTTCCCAAACTTCCCGAACCAGCCCTACAAGAATTTACAGAATGGTGTGTTTTAGAGCAGGCCAAAGCCGCAGGTATAGAATTTACTCCTGATCCAACTAAGTTAGCAAATTTAATACCCAATGAGTATATTTGGCAACTTATTGATCAGTTCATGAAAGTGAAACCAGACCCCATCAAAGCGGGTTTAGTAGCAACAATAGCTGGTCAAGAAGCTGATAGTCATGGTTTAGTAGGTTCGCCAATTATGGCAGATTTTTTGGCCATTTATATCAAGTATTCAATTCCCGAAAATGGCACACCTCCAGAAGAAGCGAAAAAGTTAATTACAGAAGCGGCTATTCAGCAGTATGAAAAGCTATCTGAGCTTGCTGATAAATATAATGTAACGTTCTAAGGTGTGGTTATTTGTTAATTATTCCGAGGCTTTGTCTGTATTATGAGGCAAAGCCTTTGTGCTGTCACTAGCTAGATGAATGTCTCGCTACCTTTCAACATTGAATCCCACCAATTCAATAACGTATTTCTTGCTAAATATTCAAAAGTATGAAGAAATATTGGAACATCCTTAATCTTCCAAGAAGCACCAATCGTGTTAATAACCTTTCCTGATACTAATGGTTTTTCTGCATATTTATTATTTTCTAAATTATCTGGAGGCATACATATTGGCTTTGGAAAAGCTACACCACTATGTAGGGCTTGTGACCTTAATCTGTAAATTGTTTTGAAAATTTTGCTCAATTCATTATCTTCCCAAGAAATTTGATACTCTACACCTGGTCTCTCACTTGGAGGCTCTGGCTTAAACTCAATCATAAAGTCAACAAATTTTTTTGTAGCACCCATATAGTCTACCAAAGCATTTGCGACAATATCGATCAACTCATCACCACCAGCACATTCTAAAA
This window of the Nostoc sp. HK-01 genome carries:
- a CDS encoding putative polysaccharide transport protein; its protein translation is MESPKQTSNLRQKAVKGLLWSAIESWGKQVVSFGVFFLLARLLGPQAFGLVALSGIFLSFLQIFVDQGFSTAIVQRQDLEAEHLDTAFWTNLGVSVILAALSIACSGLVAAFFKEPKIVPILCWLSLNFVINGLSSVQQAILQRSLAFKSLAVRSLIAVVVGGVVGIVLAFLGFGVWSLVGQYLANSVTQVIALWWVSDWRPRFRFSQKHFKELFSFGINVTGINVLNFVNQNSDNFLIGYFLDSVALGYYSVAYRIFMIVTQLMISVIQKIAMPVFSRLQQEPEKMRKAFYNAISFTSIVAFPVFIGISILSPDLIVTVFGEKWKTSIPVLQILTLVGPLYAGFYYNGTVIMAMGKPSWNLALYCIQAIGNFTCFWIAVRWGIVAVAASYVFRAYIMSPIPIFVLKKLINIKLTTYLQQYLTPLVATLAMVAGILGIKSLFNLSIKNVFNFPDIVNSYTLLFLCIVGGFLIYTGTIALIAPQHLQQIRNLLSSLFPKMSLKK
- a CDS encoding WecB/TagA/CpsF family glycosyl transferase yields the protein MVADMFLPTQKVLDFPITALRFEDQIQTIIRWAIARESRSVCVANVHMLMEAHWNPDFANVLQNSDMVTPDGMPLVWMMRRMGSRYQDRVAGMDIFVKTCQYAQTHNLSVFFVGSQTEILAKMQARLGQEFPKLKIAGMEPIPFRPLTETEDEILVNKINSSGAGIVWVSLGCPKQEKWIAQHKGKIRSVMIGVGGVFPVYAGIQKRAPRIIRDLGLEWLYRWIQEPRRLWRRYATTIPVFIWLAAKQLLLSSRIAGVFLNTTVE